One window of Papaver somniferum cultivar HN1 chromosome 9, ASM357369v1, whole genome shotgun sequence genomic DNA carries:
- the LOC113310953 gene encoding tRNA ligase 1-like isoform X3 has product MSVTSHRNFLSVYNILNFSSSFSSPKPKNFFLLHPSHKFQSSSYIGLRPRTFRLTDSISESTMPNRKGKNGDKRGHQVWKESSKSGDSSLVADSVGSANKAADQGKNNKLPGLSIGELKKRVQNVASTVQFGCVPSIQQAPVQNIASPLQFGSVPSKEPSPVQGEKSVWKPKQYGTVSGSTNFIVGAGNPYITVTSINNQKDGAASAEKDSAGSSKVVRGSLAEDFVADKYSYSNAKIRATFYPKFENEKSDQEVRTRMIEMVSKGLASLEVSLKHSGSLFMYAGHEGGAYAKNSFGNIYTAVGVFVLGRMFREAWGTEAFKKQAEFNNFLERNHMCISMELVTAVLGDHGQRPLEDYVVVTAVTEFGSGKPKFYSTPEIIAFCRRWRLTTNHVWLFSTRKSVSSFFAAYDALCEEGTATPVCKALDEVADIFVPASKDHVQVQGEILEGLVARMVSHESSKHMEKVLKEFPLPSEGVTHDLGPSLREICADNRSDEKQQIKALLQSVGSSFCPDLVDWFGDGGGDAHLRNADRFVVSKFLQAVPTDYATTKLQEVVRLISEKRFPAALKCYYNFHKITSLAANNVHFKMVIHVYRDSAFRQYQKEMRRNPGLWPLYRGFFVDINLFKVSKDKAVEGNNVQSKNANGSSETSTSRADGLADEDANLMIKLKFLTYKIRTFFIRNGLSILFKDGPAAYRTYYMRQMKIWGTSSQKQRELSKMLDEWASYIRRKWGNKQLSSSIYLTEAEPFLEQYARRSPQNQILIGSAGNLVRSDDFLAIVESGRDEEGDLETERSATTSSPTRTVMDSVRKDEGLIVFFPGIPGCAKSALCKEILNTSGGLGDDRPVHSLMGDLIKGKYWQMVANECRKKPYTITLADKNAPNEEVWRQIEDMCRSTRASAVPVVPDSEGTDSNPFTLDALAVFIFRVLPRENHPGLLDKTSPCVGYVLLMFYHLYDGKTGVQQRVI; this is encoded by the exons ATGTCGGTAACATCACATAGAAACTTCTTGTCTGTATATAACATACTCaatttctcatcttcattttcttctccaaAACCAAAGAATTTCTTCCTACTTCATCCTTCTCACAAATTTCAATCATCATCTTATATTGGTCTTCGTCCTCGTACATTTAGGTTAACTGATTCAATATCTGAGTCAACAATGCCTAATCGTAAG GGAAAAAACGGAGATAAACGAGGTCATCAAGTATGGAAAGAGAGTTCAAAATCTGGAGATTCTTCTTTAGTTGCAGATTCAGTGGGTTCAGCTAATAAGGCTGCAGATCAAGGTAAAAACAATAAGTTACCTGGATTAAGTATTGGTGAACTGAAAAAACGAGTGCAAAATGTAGCTTCAACGGTACAGTTTGGTTGTGTCCCTTCGATACAACAAGCACCTGTGCAGAATATAGCTTCACCGCTACAATTTGGTAGTGTCCCTTCGAAAGAACCGAGTCCCGTCCAAGGCGAGAAATCCGTATGGAAGCCTAAACAGTATGGAACTGTTAGTGGATCGACAAATTTTATAGTTGGAGCTGGGAATCCTTATATAACCGTGACTTCAATTAACAACCAGAAGGATGGAGCTGCTTCAGCTGAAAAGGATAGTGCTGGTTCGAGTAAAGTAGTTAGAGGTTCACTAGCAGAAGATTTTGTTGCGGATAAATACTCTTATTCTAATGCTAAGATCAGGGCGACTTTTTATCCTAAATTTGAGAATGAGAAATCAGATCAGGAG GTCAGAACAAGAATGATAGAAATGGTCTCTAAAGGCTTGGCATCTTTGGAG GTCTCACTTAAACACTCCGGATCTCTTTTCATGTATGCTGGGCATGAGGGCGGAGCATATGCAAAGAACAGTTTCGGCAACAT ATATACTGCTGTTGGTGTTTTTGTTCTTGGGAGGATGTTTCGTGAGGCTTGGGGTACCGAAGCCTTCAAGAAGCAAGCAGAGTTTAACAACTTTCTTGAG AGAAATCATATGTGTATATCAATGGAACTGGTTACTGCTGTTCTAGGAGATCATGGCCAGCGTCCTTTAGAAGATTATG TTGTAGTGACCGCAGTCACAGAGTTTGGCAGCGGAAAGCCGAAGTTCTACTCCACTCCAGAAATAATTGCATTTTGTAGGAGATGGCGCTTGACTACAAATCATGTTTGGTTGTTCTCAACAAG GAAGTCAGTCTCTTCATTTTTTGCTGCCTATGATGCCTTGTGTGAAGAAGGCACTGCTACGCCTGTATGCAAGGCCCTTGATGAAGTCGCTGATATATTTGTACCAG CGtcaaaagaccatgtacaagtaCAAGGTGAAATCTTAGAAGGTCTGGTTGCCCGAATGGTGAGCCATGAGAGCTCGAAACACATGGAGAAAGTTCTGAAGGAATTTCCCCTGCCCTCTGAAGGAG TCACCCATGATTTAGGACCTAGCCTACGGGAGATATGTGCCGACAATAGATCAGACGAAAAACAG CAAATAAAAGCGCTCCTTCAGAGTGTTGGAAGCTCTTTCTGCCCGGACTTGGTGGACTGGTTTGGAGATGGAGGCGGTGATGCTCACTTGAGAAATGCTGACCGCTTTGTTGTTTCGAAATTCCTACAAGCAGTTCCAACTGATTATGCCACAACTAAGTTGCAG GAAGTTGTTCGTTTGATAAGTGAAAAACGGTTCCCAGCTGCTCTTAAATGTTACTATAACTTCCATAAGATAACCTCTCTTGCAGCAAATAACGTGCATTTTAAGATGGTTATCCATGTATATAGAGATTCAGCTTTCAGGCAGTACCAGAAGGAGATGAG GCGTAATCCAGGCCTGTGGCCATTGTATAGAG GATTTTTTGTTGACATAAACTTGTTCAAAGTGAGCAAGGACAAAGCTGTAGAAGGCAACAATGTGCAATCAAAGAACGCAAATGGTAGCTCCGAGACAAGTACATCCAGGGCAGATGGTTTAGCTGACGAAGATGCTAATCTGATGATCAAATTGAAATTCCTCACATATAAG ATACGGACTTTTTTTATTCGAAATGGGTTGTCAATTCTTTTCAAAGATGGTCCCGCAGCTTACAGAACTTATTATATGAG GCAAATGAAAATATGGGGTACATCTTCTCAGAAGCAAAGGGAACTCAGCAAGATGCTAGATGAATG GGCTTCGTATATACGAAGGAAGTGGGGAAACAAGCAGTTGTCATCCTCCATATATCTCACTGAGGCTGAGCCTTTCCTTGAGCAATATGCAAGACGCAGTCCACAGAATCAGATTCTTATAGGATCTGCTGGGAATTTAGTAAGGTCTGACGATTTCCTGGCAATTGTTGAATCAGGCAGGGATGAAGAGGGTGACCTTGAAACAGAACGAAGTGCAACAACTTCTAGTCCTACTCGTACTGTAATGGATTCAGTTCGAAAAGACGAGGGTCTGATTGTATTTTTTCCTG GAATACCAGGCTGTGCCAAGTCTGCACTGTGCAAGGAAATATTAAATACTTCTGGTGGACTTGGTGATGACCGTCCAGTGCATAGCCTCATGGGTGATCTTATCAAAG GAAAATATTGGCAGATGGTTGCTAATGAATGCAGAAAGAAACCGTACACTATAACTCTCGCTGATAAAAACGCACCAAATGAAGAAGTTTGGAGACAG ATTGAGGATATGTGCAGAAGCACAAGAGCTTCTGCAGTTCCAGTTGTTCCTGATTCTGAAG gaaCTGATTCAAATCCATTCACTCTTGATGCATTAGCTGTTTTCATCTTTCGTGTGCTTCCACGGGAAAATCAccct GGGCTTCTGGACAAGACGTCTCCATGTGTTGGTTATGTCCTGCTGATGTTTTACCATCTTTATGACGGAAAG ACTGGAGTCCAGCAAAGGGTCATATAA
- the LOC113313268 gene encoding uncharacterized protein LOC113313268 isoform X2: MDQKKRTLDALERRFALAKAEVLQQQQPSPPPKNRKLSHVQQGNEEGIQNKNSSSKSLCTKSNKPDASSSTPVSNKGHFAFTGYTPVRGTPGTTDYEGDGPTYSLICQPVHDNLLKTDVEPTSRGSTVDKILHTLLQSGDSAQKYMQGSRSMKIDNWMLLDNLVQGQGATVGAHIKDYQSHSKRSKKHMSMRQHKKCGSFDLPTEFHNFDYFKPMHEMWKEYIAQLLKNVGANQLSQYLMAADLHGAILLVADCKVNSYTGVSGIMIRETAETFGIITRDNKFRGGQIHFEKFCHIALYIYGLVII, encoded by the exons ATGGACCAGAAGAAACGTACATTAGATGCACTAGAGAGAAGATTTGCTCTTGCTAAAGCTgaggttcttcaacaacaacagccatcaccaccacctaagaATAGAAAGCTTTCTCATGTACAACAAGGAAATGAAGAGGGTATTCAAAACAAGAATTCGTCTTCAAAATCTCTTTGTACAAAGAGTAATAAGCCTGATGCATCATCTTCTACACCAGTCTCTAATAAAG GACATTTTGCATTCACTGGGTATACCCCAGTGCGAGGAACTCCTGGAACCACAG ATTATGAAGGAGATGGTCCTACATACTCACTAATCTGTCAGCCTGTGCACGACAATTTGCTAAAAACTGATGTGGAG CCTACAAGTCGAGGGAGCACAGTTGACAAGATTCTTCACACACTTCTCCAAAGTGGTGACTCAGCACAGAAATACATGCAGGGGTCCAGAAGCATGAAAATTGACAACTGGATGCTTCTTGATAATTTGGTACAAGGCCAGGGTGCAACAGTTGGTGCTCATATTAAGGATTATCAAAGTCACTCAAAGCGCTCAAAAAAGCACATGTCAATGAGACAACATAAGAAGTGTGGTTCGTTTGATTTGCCTACCGAGTTTCACAA TTTTGATTATTTCAAGCCAATGCACGAAATGTGGAAAGAGTATATTGCTCAACTCCTTAAGAATGTTGG GGCAAACCAATTATCTCAGTATCTTATGGCTGCGGACTTACATGGTGCTATTCTTCTAG TTGCCGATTGCAAAGTAAATTCTTACACCGGAGTAAGTGGTATAATGATTCGAGAAACTGCAGAAACATTTGGGATAATTACTCGGGATAATAAATTTCGAG GGGGACAAATTCACTTCGAGAAATTCTGTCACATAGCCTTGTATATCTATGGTTTAGTAATCATCTAA
- the LOC113310953 gene encoding tRNA ligase 1-like isoform X1: MSVTSHRNFLSVYNILNFSSSFSSPKPKNFFLLHPSHKFQSSSYIGLRPRTFRLTDSISESTMPNRKGKNGDKRGHQVWKESSKSGDSSLVADSVGSANKAADQGKNNKLPGLSIGELKKRVQNVASTVQFGCVPSIQQAPVQNIASPLQFGSVPSKEPSPVQGEKSVWKPKQYGTVSGSTNFIVGAGNPYITVTSINNQKDGAASAEKDSAGSSKVVRGSLAEDFVADKYSYSNAKIRATFYPKFENEKSDQEVRTRMIEMVSKGLASLEVSLKHSGSLFMYAGHEGGAYAKNSFGNIYTAVGVFVLGRMFREAWGTEAFKKQAEFNNFLERNHMCISMELVTAVLGDHGQRPLEDYVVVTAVTEFGSGKPKFYSTPEIIAFCRRWRLTTNHVWLFSTRKSVSSFFAAYDALCEEGTATPVCKALDEVADIFVPASKDHVQVQGEILEGLVARMVSHESSKHMEKVLKEFPLPSEGVTHDLGPSLREICADNRSDEKQQIKALLQSVGSSFCPDLVDWFGDGGGDAHLRNADRFVVSKFLQAVPTDYATTKLQEVVRLISEKRFPAALKCYYNFHKITSLAANNVHFKMVIHVYRDSAFRQYQKEMRRNPGLWPLYRGFFVDINLFKVSKDKAVEGNNVQSKNANGSSETSTSRADGLADEDANLMIKLKFLTYKIRTFFIRNGLSILFKDGPAAYRTYYMRQMKIWGTSSQKQRELSKMLDEWASYIRRKWGNKQLSSSIYLTEAEPFLEQYARRSPQNQILIGSAGNLVRSDDFLAIVESGRDEEGDLETERSATTSSPTRTVMDSVRKDEGLIVFFPGIPGCAKSALCKEILNTSGGLGDDRPVHSLMGDLIKGKYWQMVANECRKKPYTITLADKNAPNEEVWRQIEDMCRSTRASAVPVVPDSEGTDSNPFTLDALAVFIFRVLPRENHPGLLDKTSPCVGYVLLMFYHLYDGKFESELIERFGTLVKIPLLKPDRSPLPDPVKSILEEGICLFELHRNKHGS, from the exons ATGTCGGTAACATCACATAGAAACTTCTTGTCTGTATATAACATACTCaatttctcatcttcattttcttctccaaAACCAAAGAATTTCTTCCTACTTCATCCTTCTCACAAATTTCAATCATCATCTTATATTGGTCTTCGTCCTCGTACATTTAGGTTAACTGATTCAATATCTGAGTCAACAATGCCTAATCGTAAG GGAAAAAACGGAGATAAACGAGGTCATCAAGTATGGAAAGAGAGTTCAAAATCTGGAGATTCTTCTTTAGTTGCAGATTCAGTGGGTTCAGCTAATAAGGCTGCAGATCAAGGTAAAAACAATAAGTTACCTGGATTAAGTATTGGTGAACTGAAAAAACGAGTGCAAAATGTAGCTTCAACGGTACAGTTTGGTTGTGTCCCTTCGATACAACAAGCACCTGTGCAGAATATAGCTTCACCGCTACAATTTGGTAGTGTCCCTTCGAAAGAACCGAGTCCCGTCCAAGGCGAGAAATCCGTATGGAAGCCTAAACAGTATGGAACTGTTAGTGGATCGACAAATTTTATAGTTGGAGCTGGGAATCCTTATATAACCGTGACTTCAATTAACAACCAGAAGGATGGAGCTGCTTCAGCTGAAAAGGATAGTGCTGGTTCGAGTAAAGTAGTTAGAGGTTCACTAGCAGAAGATTTTGTTGCGGATAAATACTCTTATTCTAATGCTAAGATCAGGGCGACTTTTTATCCTAAATTTGAGAATGAGAAATCAGATCAGGAG GTCAGAACAAGAATGATAGAAATGGTCTCTAAAGGCTTGGCATCTTTGGAG GTCTCACTTAAACACTCCGGATCTCTTTTCATGTATGCTGGGCATGAGGGCGGAGCATATGCAAAGAACAGTTTCGGCAACAT ATATACTGCTGTTGGTGTTTTTGTTCTTGGGAGGATGTTTCGTGAGGCTTGGGGTACCGAAGCCTTCAAGAAGCAAGCAGAGTTTAACAACTTTCTTGAG AGAAATCATATGTGTATATCAATGGAACTGGTTACTGCTGTTCTAGGAGATCATGGCCAGCGTCCTTTAGAAGATTATG TTGTAGTGACCGCAGTCACAGAGTTTGGCAGCGGAAAGCCGAAGTTCTACTCCACTCCAGAAATAATTGCATTTTGTAGGAGATGGCGCTTGACTACAAATCATGTTTGGTTGTTCTCAACAAG GAAGTCAGTCTCTTCATTTTTTGCTGCCTATGATGCCTTGTGTGAAGAAGGCACTGCTACGCCTGTATGCAAGGCCCTTGATGAAGTCGCTGATATATTTGTACCAG CGtcaaaagaccatgtacaagtaCAAGGTGAAATCTTAGAAGGTCTGGTTGCCCGAATGGTGAGCCATGAGAGCTCGAAACACATGGAGAAAGTTCTGAAGGAATTTCCCCTGCCCTCTGAAGGAG TCACCCATGATTTAGGACCTAGCCTACGGGAGATATGTGCCGACAATAGATCAGACGAAAAACAG CAAATAAAAGCGCTCCTTCAGAGTGTTGGAAGCTCTTTCTGCCCGGACTTGGTGGACTGGTTTGGAGATGGAGGCGGTGATGCTCACTTGAGAAATGCTGACCGCTTTGTTGTTTCGAAATTCCTACAAGCAGTTCCAACTGATTATGCCACAACTAAGTTGCAG GAAGTTGTTCGTTTGATAAGTGAAAAACGGTTCCCAGCTGCTCTTAAATGTTACTATAACTTCCATAAGATAACCTCTCTTGCAGCAAATAACGTGCATTTTAAGATGGTTATCCATGTATATAGAGATTCAGCTTTCAGGCAGTACCAGAAGGAGATGAG GCGTAATCCAGGCCTGTGGCCATTGTATAGAG GATTTTTTGTTGACATAAACTTGTTCAAAGTGAGCAAGGACAAAGCTGTAGAAGGCAACAATGTGCAATCAAAGAACGCAAATGGTAGCTCCGAGACAAGTACATCCAGGGCAGATGGTTTAGCTGACGAAGATGCTAATCTGATGATCAAATTGAAATTCCTCACATATAAG ATACGGACTTTTTTTATTCGAAATGGGTTGTCAATTCTTTTCAAAGATGGTCCCGCAGCTTACAGAACTTATTATATGAG GCAAATGAAAATATGGGGTACATCTTCTCAGAAGCAAAGGGAACTCAGCAAGATGCTAGATGAATG GGCTTCGTATATACGAAGGAAGTGGGGAAACAAGCAGTTGTCATCCTCCATATATCTCACTGAGGCTGAGCCTTTCCTTGAGCAATATGCAAGACGCAGTCCACAGAATCAGATTCTTATAGGATCTGCTGGGAATTTAGTAAGGTCTGACGATTTCCTGGCAATTGTTGAATCAGGCAGGGATGAAGAGGGTGACCTTGAAACAGAACGAAGTGCAACAACTTCTAGTCCTACTCGTACTGTAATGGATTCAGTTCGAAAAGACGAGGGTCTGATTGTATTTTTTCCTG GAATACCAGGCTGTGCCAAGTCTGCACTGTGCAAGGAAATATTAAATACTTCTGGTGGACTTGGTGATGACCGTCCAGTGCATAGCCTCATGGGTGATCTTATCAAAG GAAAATATTGGCAGATGGTTGCTAATGAATGCAGAAAGAAACCGTACACTATAACTCTCGCTGATAAAAACGCACCAAATGAAGAAGTTTGGAGACAG ATTGAGGATATGTGCAGAAGCACAAGAGCTTCTGCAGTTCCAGTTGTTCCTGATTCTGAAG gaaCTGATTCAAATCCATTCACTCTTGATGCATTAGCTGTTTTCATCTTTCGTGTGCTTCCACGGGAAAATCAccct GGGCTTCTGGACAAGACGTCTCCATGTGTTGGTTATGTCCTGCTGATGTTTTACCATCTTTATGACGGAAAG TTTGAGAGTGAGCTGATTGAGCGTTTCGGCACTCTTGTCAAAATACCATTACTTAAGCCTGACAG GAGTCCTCTACCTGATCCTGTGAAGTCTATATTAGAGGAGGGAATATGTCTTTTCGAGCTTCATAGAAACAAACATGGAAGTTAG
- the LOC113313268 gene encoding ribonuclease P protein subunit p29-like isoform X1, with the protein MDQKKRTLDALERRFALAKAEVLQQQQPSPPPKNRKLSHVQQGNEEGIQNKNSSSKSLCTKSNKPDASSSTPVSNKGHFAFTGYTPVRGTPGTTDYEGDGPTYSLICQPVHDNLLKTDVEPTSRGSTVDKILHTLLQSGDSAQKYMQGSRSMKIDNWMLLDNLVQGQGATVGAHIKDYQSHSKRSKKHMSMRQHKKCGSFDLPTEFHNFDYFKPMHEMWKEYIAQLLKNVGANQLSQYLMAADLHGAILLVADCKVNSYTGVSGIMIRETAETFGIITRDNKFRVVPKKPFVFILQTDCWRVTLQGDKFTSRNSVT; encoded by the exons ATGGACCAGAAGAAACGTACATTAGATGCACTAGAGAGAAGATTTGCTCTTGCTAAAGCTgaggttcttcaacaacaacagccatcaccaccacctaagaATAGAAAGCTTTCTCATGTACAACAAGGAAATGAAGAGGGTATTCAAAACAAGAATTCGTCTTCAAAATCTCTTTGTACAAAGAGTAATAAGCCTGATGCATCATCTTCTACACCAGTCTCTAATAAAG GACATTTTGCATTCACTGGGTATACCCCAGTGCGAGGAACTCCTGGAACCACAG ATTATGAAGGAGATGGTCCTACATACTCACTAATCTGTCAGCCTGTGCACGACAATTTGCTAAAAACTGATGTGGAG CCTACAAGTCGAGGGAGCACAGTTGACAAGATTCTTCACACACTTCTCCAAAGTGGTGACTCAGCACAGAAATACATGCAGGGGTCCAGAAGCATGAAAATTGACAACTGGATGCTTCTTGATAATTTGGTACAAGGCCAGGGTGCAACAGTTGGTGCTCATATTAAGGATTATCAAAGTCACTCAAAGCGCTCAAAAAAGCACATGTCAATGAGACAACATAAGAAGTGTGGTTCGTTTGATTTGCCTACCGAGTTTCACAA TTTTGATTATTTCAAGCCAATGCACGAAATGTGGAAAGAGTATATTGCTCAACTCCTTAAGAATGTTGG GGCAAACCAATTATCTCAGTATCTTATGGCTGCGGACTTACATGGTGCTATTCTTCTAG TTGCCGATTGCAAAGTAAATTCTTACACCGGAGTAAGTGGTATAATGATTCGAGAAACTGCAGAAACATTTGGGATAATTACTCGGGATAATAAATTTCGAG TTGTACCAAAGAAGCCGTTTGTATTTATCTTGCAAACTGATTGCTGGAGGGTCACATTGCAGGGGGACAAATTCACTTCGAGAAATTCTGTCACATAG
- the LOC113310953 gene encoding tRNA ligase 1-like isoform X2, protein MSVTSHRNFLSVYNILNFSSSFSSPKPKNFFLLHPSHKFQSSSYIGLRPRTFRLTDSISESTMPNRKGKNGDKRGHQVWKESSKSGDSSLVADSVGSANKAADQGKNNKLPGLSIGELKKRVQNVASTVQFGCVPSIQQAPVQNIASPLQFGSVPSKEPSPVQGEKSVWKPKQYGTVSGSTNFIVGAGNPYITVTSINNQKDGAASAEKDSAGSSKVVRGSLAEDFVADKYSYSNAKIRATFYPKFENEKSDQEVRTRMIEMVSKGLASLEVSLKHSGSLFMYAGHEGGAYAKNSFGNIYTAVGVFVLGRMFREAWGTEAFKKQAEFNNFLERNHMCISMELVTAVLGDHGQRPLEDYVVVTAVTEFGSGKPKFYSTPEIIAFCRRWRLTTNHVWLFSTRKSVSSFFAAYDALCEEGTATPVCKALDEVADIFVPASKDHVQVQGEILEGLVARMVSHESSKHMEKVLKEFPLPSEGVTHDLGPSLREICADNRSDEKQQIKALLQSVGSSFCPDLVDWFGDGGGDAHLRNADRFVVSKFLQAVPTDYATTKLQEVVRLISEKRFPAALKCYYNFHKITSLAANNVHFKMVIHVYRDSAFRQYQKEMRRNPGLWPLYRGFFVDINLFKVSKDKAVEGNNVQSKNANGSSETSTSRADGLADEDANLMIKLKFLTYKIRTFFIRNGLSILFKDGPAAYRTYYMRQMKIWGTSSQKQRELSKMLDEWASYIRRKWGNKQLSSSIYLTEAEPFLEQYARRSPQNQILIGSAGNLVRSDDFLAIVESGRDEEGDLETERSATTSSPTRTVMDSVRKDEGLIVFFPGIPGCAKSALCKEILNTSGGLGDDRPVHSLMGDLIKGKYWQMVANECRKKPYTITLADKNAPNEEVWRQIEDMCRSTRASAVPVVPDSEGTDSNPFTLDALAVFIFRVLPRENHPGLLDKTSPCVGYVLLMFYHLYDGKPDRSPLPDPVKSILEEGICLFELHRNKHGS, encoded by the exons ATGTCGGTAACATCACATAGAAACTTCTTGTCTGTATATAACATACTCaatttctcatcttcattttcttctccaaAACCAAAGAATTTCTTCCTACTTCATCCTTCTCACAAATTTCAATCATCATCTTATATTGGTCTTCGTCCTCGTACATTTAGGTTAACTGATTCAATATCTGAGTCAACAATGCCTAATCGTAAG GGAAAAAACGGAGATAAACGAGGTCATCAAGTATGGAAAGAGAGTTCAAAATCTGGAGATTCTTCTTTAGTTGCAGATTCAGTGGGTTCAGCTAATAAGGCTGCAGATCAAGGTAAAAACAATAAGTTACCTGGATTAAGTATTGGTGAACTGAAAAAACGAGTGCAAAATGTAGCTTCAACGGTACAGTTTGGTTGTGTCCCTTCGATACAACAAGCACCTGTGCAGAATATAGCTTCACCGCTACAATTTGGTAGTGTCCCTTCGAAAGAACCGAGTCCCGTCCAAGGCGAGAAATCCGTATGGAAGCCTAAACAGTATGGAACTGTTAGTGGATCGACAAATTTTATAGTTGGAGCTGGGAATCCTTATATAACCGTGACTTCAATTAACAACCAGAAGGATGGAGCTGCTTCAGCTGAAAAGGATAGTGCTGGTTCGAGTAAAGTAGTTAGAGGTTCACTAGCAGAAGATTTTGTTGCGGATAAATACTCTTATTCTAATGCTAAGATCAGGGCGACTTTTTATCCTAAATTTGAGAATGAGAAATCAGATCAGGAG GTCAGAACAAGAATGATAGAAATGGTCTCTAAAGGCTTGGCATCTTTGGAG GTCTCACTTAAACACTCCGGATCTCTTTTCATGTATGCTGGGCATGAGGGCGGAGCATATGCAAAGAACAGTTTCGGCAACAT ATATACTGCTGTTGGTGTTTTTGTTCTTGGGAGGATGTTTCGTGAGGCTTGGGGTACCGAAGCCTTCAAGAAGCAAGCAGAGTTTAACAACTTTCTTGAG AGAAATCATATGTGTATATCAATGGAACTGGTTACTGCTGTTCTAGGAGATCATGGCCAGCGTCCTTTAGAAGATTATG TTGTAGTGACCGCAGTCACAGAGTTTGGCAGCGGAAAGCCGAAGTTCTACTCCACTCCAGAAATAATTGCATTTTGTAGGAGATGGCGCTTGACTACAAATCATGTTTGGTTGTTCTCAACAAG GAAGTCAGTCTCTTCATTTTTTGCTGCCTATGATGCCTTGTGTGAAGAAGGCACTGCTACGCCTGTATGCAAGGCCCTTGATGAAGTCGCTGATATATTTGTACCAG CGtcaaaagaccatgtacaagtaCAAGGTGAAATCTTAGAAGGTCTGGTTGCCCGAATGGTGAGCCATGAGAGCTCGAAACACATGGAGAAAGTTCTGAAGGAATTTCCCCTGCCCTCTGAAGGAG TCACCCATGATTTAGGACCTAGCCTACGGGAGATATGTGCCGACAATAGATCAGACGAAAAACAG CAAATAAAAGCGCTCCTTCAGAGTGTTGGAAGCTCTTTCTGCCCGGACTTGGTGGACTGGTTTGGAGATGGAGGCGGTGATGCTCACTTGAGAAATGCTGACCGCTTTGTTGTTTCGAAATTCCTACAAGCAGTTCCAACTGATTATGCCACAACTAAGTTGCAG GAAGTTGTTCGTTTGATAAGTGAAAAACGGTTCCCAGCTGCTCTTAAATGTTACTATAACTTCCATAAGATAACCTCTCTTGCAGCAAATAACGTGCATTTTAAGATGGTTATCCATGTATATAGAGATTCAGCTTTCAGGCAGTACCAGAAGGAGATGAG GCGTAATCCAGGCCTGTGGCCATTGTATAGAG GATTTTTTGTTGACATAAACTTGTTCAAAGTGAGCAAGGACAAAGCTGTAGAAGGCAACAATGTGCAATCAAAGAACGCAAATGGTAGCTCCGAGACAAGTACATCCAGGGCAGATGGTTTAGCTGACGAAGATGCTAATCTGATGATCAAATTGAAATTCCTCACATATAAG ATACGGACTTTTTTTATTCGAAATGGGTTGTCAATTCTTTTCAAAGATGGTCCCGCAGCTTACAGAACTTATTATATGAG GCAAATGAAAATATGGGGTACATCTTCTCAGAAGCAAAGGGAACTCAGCAAGATGCTAGATGAATG GGCTTCGTATATACGAAGGAAGTGGGGAAACAAGCAGTTGTCATCCTCCATATATCTCACTGAGGCTGAGCCTTTCCTTGAGCAATATGCAAGACGCAGTCCACAGAATCAGATTCTTATAGGATCTGCTGGGAATTTAGTAAGGTCTGACGATTTCCTGGCAATTGTTGAATCAGGCAGGGATGAAGAGGGTGACCTTGAAACAGAACGAAGTGCAACAACTTCTAGTCCTACTCGTACTGTAATGGATTCAGTTCGAAAAGACGAGGGTCTGATTGTATTTTTTCCTG GAATACCAGGCTGTGCCAAGTCTGCACTGTGCAAGGAAATATTAAATACTTCTGGTGGACTTGGTGATGACCGTCCAGTGCATAGCCTCATGGGTGATCTTATCAAAG GAAAATATTGGCAGATGGTTGCTAATGAATGCAGAAAGAAACCGTACACTATAACTCTCGCTGATAAAAACGCACCAAATGAAGAAGTTTGGAGACAG ATTGAGGATATGTGCAGAAGCACAAGAGCTTCTGCAGTTCCAGTTGTTCCTGATTCTGAAG gaaCTGATTCAAATCCATTCACTCTTGATGCATTAGCTGTTTTCATCTTTCGTGTGCTTCCACGGGAAAATCAccct GGGCTTCTGGACAAGACGTCTCCATGTGTTGGTTATGTCCTGCTGATGTTTTACCATCTTTATGACGGAAAG CCTGACAG GAGTCCTCTACCTGATCCTGTGAAGTCTATATTAGAGGAGGGAATATGTCTTTTCGAGCTTCATAGAAACAAACATGGAAGTTAG